Part of the Schistosoma mansoni, WGS project CABG00000000 data, supercontig 0206, strain Puerto Rico, whole genome shotgun sequence genome, ATataatatttatcaaattaGTTGTGAATTAATTTATATCAGTTTTTGGAGATTGAAATGTGCAAATGTATTTTATACTGTAAGAATTATTTATAAACCATAAGaatttgttaaaaataaaatagttgagttcatgagtcaattgaagctagaccaccatgggaaacctggaagcactagacggccgtgtcgtcctattgttggactcctcagcagtgcgcacccacgatcccgcctcacgagatttcaacccaggacctatcagttttgtgcacgagcgcttaacctctagaccactgagccagcatccaacggtgttaatgtctaacttcaaccgatccacgaaattgagctacACATTCGagtctcgcgaagcgggatcgtggatacatactgctgaggagttccacaataggacgagacgaccatcccgtgcttccaggtttttaatggtcatctagcttcaattaactcatgatctcaactattgaaattactataatatccacaaaacctcttctgatattaaaaataaaatgattgaaattaatatatatattttcatttcgTAATGTAAAACTTATTCAAACTAAACTATTTTTTCTTTAAGAAGAAACATGATCATTAATCTACTTTGTGTTTAGGCAGTTCGGAACTAACGTGGTATAGAATTCTATCCATAAAGAATTCAATTAAAATACCTTATTATATGTGTATTATTGTTGTAAGATTAAGTTTTACaaattcaaacaatttttttgtttctgACGAGTACTAATTTTTCTCGGTCTATGTTATTACGAGGTAGTATCTGTTGGATAATTGTTAACATCAGGAAGTTACTGAACAACAGTTTCATTCTACTCTCGGATtcatccacacacacacacacaaaaccttTCTTAAATGTTAAACTTACACTATAAAAAGGTTTCTATGATACCATCTTTAGGATAATACAATACGTGAAGTGAATATTGGATATATAATAAACGTGTTTAAGtattaatttgaaaactgtGCCTTTATACTAGTCTCACGTCATCTTAAAAAGGGTACAAATCAGTTGAGATTCGATTCaccattattctattatttaataataataaattcatcatTATGACCTAGAGTAATATATTGTGTAGGTTTATAAAAaatatctttgtattatttttttgtatttttttaacaCTACTTTATTCATTAAACTGAAAACAGAAGAAAAGTGAATCATGCATTTTTTTTCTCTCATCATTGAATCATGCCTACatttataaatttctttttctgACGTTTATTAAATCTTCAAATTGGGTTAAACtactttatatagttgatgtaaaagagaaaaaaactccTTGTTTCTAGTtttgctttttttaaaaatcaagttTCTActtgtgtttatgtatgtatatatgagtATAATGGATAGATCACAAGTAATATTGGTAACTAATCTGTTAAaagtataatatatatatatatatatatatatattagttttaATCACTATAATCTGAGTGTTATCAATTATGTGCACATGGAATAATAATTCAACTATTTAGAACTAAtcgtatgtatgtatgtgtgtgtgtgtgtaagtgttATATTGTAATGTCAGGGTCATTTTTAACTTTATACGTGTGATATATTAAAATGAATCCAGCTGATCTTACATTCTTTTCTGAACTTatttaaaatacaaaatttattcaaatcaatgtaaaaattataatttttcaaATTACTATCAAATTTGTTCATAACCAATCtcatccttttttttctttttttggtttTGTTTTCACTGACAGTGAAATTTGGTGTCATTATTGTAAATTTATTGGTACAATAAAAAGGATTTATCTTTTCCtttatatatggttgaaatcatgagtcgattgaagctagaccaccgtgaaaaacctggaagcactggacgaccgtttcgtcctattgtggggcacctaagcagtgcgcacccactcaggacctaccggtctggcgccagagcacttgactgacagaccactgagccggccgtccagtgctttcaggttttccacggtggtctagcttcaattgactcatgatttcaactatatgtaaaaaattacttaaaatttccacagaaaaccccctttTCCTTTATATTTTTAATGGTATAAGAGGGTTGTATTAAGCATGAATCGATTTTAATAGTTAATAGTATAAACACTTAAAGATTTCAACATATTTAATTACCAtgattaaattaaaatatactGAATTGTGATGTGACAATTAAATGTAAGAATGTCACATTTGTTAATGGTTTTATAGTTTCTAGGTACTGGTAAAATCAGTAAATATATTCATTCTTAATTACATATGAACACAAAATCTATTTTCAACTAACTACTTACCAGATATTAGGGGATAAAAAAGTTGACATTTGTCCACATTGTATTATCTAaactgttatgactttataaacaaaaaataggacgtatgctaattcgttatcgattttatgtccggctttttatcatgGGAATTATccgccaatcgaaatacgactctTCAGATCTTAATACTGTACCAAATCAGTGACGTTCAACtgatatgagcagtctagcgtccttattggtcctttatccgcctagcccttccaattgagtccagtaCACCAATTGCAGCCTCTGCTATACGAATCATtgatttcaagcatactcggtttatataccagacagacagactgcatcacaccataaaatataaaataatatttgtacaagatcaagccaaatgtagctgtaaacatgggatacagtaatcagtaaactgaacataatttgggaacagtaaatcgtacagtaagaattcataggtcaaaatgaagcttgtaataagataaatataaatatacacaatctagttactcaatagttaaacaataagaatatatatagaataatagttcaTTAATATGTCTAGGAAATTACTCATACTTAtatcttcgctaggatataacataaaTCATTAACTGATTTGATATCTTActatatgaaaaaaattttgaTTTCTGACTGGCTAGTGTTTCAATCAGTTCCATAAAACTCGGGAACACTGTTCCTTGTCGTAAgtagtttttttttacattgaTCAATAATATGATGGTGATGATCAGCTCTTATGCTTTAACTTGTTGACACTTTCAGATCATTGAAATTTTCTcagttaatttttatttaagtgTTACATTCACCTTTAAATATGACTTTTGAAAACATTGATGTCAATTCCAATCACACAACACAgtataataatgattttattaatGTTTTCAATAAATGATCGAGTTTTGTTTTCCTTTTAGAATTGGAGTTCAACGTGATTTAGTGGCTATTTCCTGGTCTGACCTTTTTGTGCTTGGATTATGTCAAGCAGCTGACCAAATTAATCGTTCTCAGAATCATAGGTCAAATCAAGAATCAAACGACTCGCAATCAACAAATAGCTTATGTGCACAGAACGACATCAATTCTACAAGAGGTGAGCCAATAATGTTTGCAATTTTCGCGAAGCTACTATAAAGATTGGTAGTagtcagtttttataaaataaaacatttatttgatatttgtgTGACAGCCTTATCATCATTACGACAATGACTGGTTTTTATATTGACAGAAACATATTGATACTTGTTACTACTTCCTTATTTCAAAGTAGTAAACATTGAATGCTTAAACTGGAGTGGACTTATACTTCTTTGAAcagttaataaataataagaatttCTGGTGAATACTTGAAAATGTTCTCGTATGTGGAATAATTTGTCGTATATGTATAAACTAATTTACCTACGtaaaaatgatttatatgaCTTCTAGGGTTTTATTTTGTATAGTTACTTGAAGTAGTAATTAGCGGAATACATAGCTGTATAAACCACATCATAAGTTACCAGGCGACCTTTCGCTGGCACTTTCCAATTAGTTCGGTAAACGGCTAGTCAACGGACAGGATCGATTGTATGAAAGGAGTAGGAGAACGGGGTTTCCATCATTTTGCAATGAAGCGATCGTCATTCTCATTTTTAGTACGGATCTACCTAATTTATGCAACAGTGCTTTCGTTGCTTCCAAATTTTGACTTACGTTGTCATCTGCAAATGTTctaaaaaattttaaatatttgcgTGGGAGGAACAGGTTGGTTTTCGTTTCGGTTGAGGATACAGTGATCACGTTTTTGCcctcgccaattgttataacaCCTCCACACTTATGACAAATCAGCGAGCGttatgtttcttgatatcagggtcGTTTTGATTTGTTGGACAGGATTGTCCGTTGAAGTAAGGTGTAATTGTGAAGTTTATTAGCATTTTGGAGGCTCTGTACACAAACGTCAGGCTGATTCAGACCATACGACTACCTTTCTCTATTGTTCCAATCAAACAGTTGAGTTTTTTAAGGTTGTATAATTCCatcatttttctttaattttgtcATTAACCATATTCTGGAGGCAGCTCTGAAGGAAGTATGCGATGATGGGGTGAATCTGCTACATAAGGAAAGATTTCGACTGAGTCAACGTATAACGCTGTTTTACTGGGTGATGATATACCAAATATTCAATTGGGAATTAATACCCTTATTTGAAGCATGTACTTTGCACTTTCTTAATGTCAAGTGCTTCTGGAAGACAGAAAAGCCTGTTTCTACACTTCGTCTTTATAATAAGCGGTTGAAAATAGTTAAAAAACTGGTGTATCTGAGCAGTTGTGTTAGTGCTGGATGTTGCATAGCAGGTATGAGATCAAtttacgtatagtgaaagccggAATAACTTATGCAAATCTGGGAATTTCATGATCTTAGTGTGGTTGTAGAAGGTCGGGCTCACGCGTTGGTGAGAACAGCCTACTATGTTTCGAAAACCTAGCCCTTCCGAGCTTGCTGTATTTCTAACCGAATCGTATCTCTAATCAAATACTATCTTaatgcatttatttattttactaccTTTTCTGTTTTTCTTCACACTATTATCAATGAAGTTGTATAGAGCATATTTTGTATATTCtcttatgttttaaataaataaaaaaagaatactCCAAGCTTATCTTTTTACAGCTGTGTCTATGTTTGTATTGTTGCTAATAGTCTTAAATTCTAAAGGAATTTCTACAAATCTAACTAGCAACTATTATAAATTACTGATAATTCAGTGTGAAATTAAAGGTTATTACTTCTGAGACGTTCTGGAGCGTTATACAGGTTAACACACACGAAGTTTAGATGATTTATTGAATTCTCTCTAGAAATTTTTCATCATTTAACCCACTAATTAGTAAAGATTTGAATTGATTAGATCATGTTGTAATTTCAAACTATTTGATATAAATCTTTATTGATACTTCAGAAATTATTCTCTTCCTAATGTGCTTCAACTTTATTGTTTTATGGGGAAATGTTTTGCTACTACTCTGAACATCAAAATTGTACTTAGAtcaaattaatgaatattttgagTTTTCTTTTATTGGTTCTATTTCGTTTATGGTATTGATTATACTTACATATTGTCATACACTTCTGATTTTACAAAAATTTAACTGTccattttatttacttacattATTCTTAAATAATCTACTTTACAATTGACAGTTAAACAAATCTCAGGAGAACAACAAACAAATTCTCATTGCAGTATTACACCAACTAGTTCATTTAAATCCAATAGttttgattcatcatcatcttcacatATTTCACCTATGAAAGAACCAATGGATACGTCATACTTAAAGACAAATTGTTCATCATCTTCGGCTGTGATAGAACTAGTGGAACAGTTGATGAAACAATTCTCAGGAGCTGAAGTTGACACACATGAATATACTTATCTTAGATGCATGGTTATACTTAGCTCCGGTAGgtaaaatgatatttattttaatatgttACATTGATTTTCAACATATTTTATTACCATTAAATAGAGTTGAGCTAGTTATATATTACGtcatattcatttaaaatgatATCTGTTGTTAAACCGTAAGCAGAATAGTGTATTGTTTCTTCAGTAATAATTCAAAGGAAACTTTTTTTTTTACATGAAATCCTACATTAGTTCCCATTGAGCTGAATGTTGAGGACTAACTACTGATTAATTATTGATTCATATATTGATATAAGACTACactaattagtttttttttaagttCATATATATCCATTGATTATCAATATCATTTATAGACTTTCTTGATTATAACCTTAGTTTGTAAAAGTTTTGATCAGTGTAGGATTAGATTTTATTCTACTTTCATACGCATTAGTTTATTGGatatatatttacttacttgTTCATGATCATTTTGCACTAATCTTATTCAACAATAGGAATGTATAATGAATTTGTTAATTATAAAAATTGTATAACTTTAACTTTTAATACATTCTCATTTTACTATTAATTCTTCAAGGTCGTTTATGCATTAATGCAAGAGATGCCAGTTTAGCTAAACAAATTACTGAAATGGAATCACGTGTACTAAGCGAGTTTTCTGAATTCTTGTCTACACGTGCAGCATCGTCTACAACTACTGGTTCTCTTTCATCGAAAAGAACAAAACCTATTATTAAAAGAGTTCTTATATTGACACAATTATTATCTACACTGCGCTACTTAGATCCGAAAGATTTAGAAGAAGCATTTTTTTCAAGTGAGTTCAATTCTTTTTCTTCTTAAAAATCCACAAGACTAagaatatatttttctttaaaaataatctCTCCTGACTAGTAGTTTATTAACCAATGACAGTCTCCACATTATTACCAAAGTAACTCTTGGGTAGAGATCTGCTTAACTAGTTTTTTGTTATTACgtgttagttttttttaaagagtAGCCCTGATAACATCTTTCTAGTTTATTTTTCCGCTATAACATTTACTGTTGCCTGATTATCATCGCCCTTAGTTTACTTTATCAAGTGCCCAAAGACCATTGCTTGTTACTATAAAGACAGAGCTGTTCATCTTCGAATTTCACTACTGTACGGAATATAAAGTTATCCTGAAAGTCCTATTTTGCCTATTAGCGTGTTTACTACAAACGTTGAAGTGTTGATGTGCTCAGACATCCAACCCATTCTAGTTCCCATACCTTGAGTCGTAGTATTTGAAGAATCTTCAATAGTTCGTAAACGAAATTTGCCGTAAGCTGACCGGAAACCTTAATTGTTATTGTGGACACGTGGCAGTAACTAAGCAGCTCATATATGCTTCTGTTTAGTGTTAACATCATTAAATGACGACAGATCAATTACAGGTCTTGATCGAATTCGACTAGTGATTTGATTACTTTCATTTGCACTAATCGCTAGAATTTTTTTGCTGGATTGATAacctaataaattatttattccaCCCACTTATCATTTTACATTGGTCATCGGAATACATCGTATGTCCTTGTGGTGGCATTTAGATTTGAAAATGTATTTTGTCGCTATCCAGTTGTGCTTGTATTCTATTAGATCAATGCTTATTTTCCTATAGTGATGCTCAGTTTTCATGTAGTTGTTTGTAATTTACATCTATCAACAGATGGAAGGAATTTAGACGAGATAATAATTCACTCAGTGCTGTTTAAGAATAACATGACTTATATACAGTAGGTCCCTTATTATAAATTGAGGTGCGCTATAACTCGTTAAATAACTTAGAAATTATTAGCAGCTTTCAAAATTAGTTCATTTAAATTGACTTCTGCTAAGTCCTATATTTTCACTCACATTGTGTAGTGAAATATATAGGTCTATCGCTTCATACTTAAAGTAAAAGATGCCCAACTGGTTTGTGACTCCACGCTTTGTGGATATGATCGAACTTGTATGTAGAACTTTTTGTTTTTTGAAAAGTACTTTATACTGACTAGCATTTTAAAGTATGCTTTGGTTTATGTAACTATAAAATAAACTgtcaaatttttttttactgCCAGATCTGCTTGGTTCTGTATCGATTGCTCAGATCCTTCCATACTTACTAGAATCAAATGACCTATTCACTCAAAGTCAATTAGTAATGAATTCATGCTTGCCGGATAATTCTCTGGATTACAAGCCCGGTTTAAATCACGTCAAACTTCCTAACAAACAAGCTTCGAGGTCTGGTTTGGAAGATAGTGTGACTAATTTTATGGGGGATTCTCTCCCAAATAATATGACGGAGAAAATTGATAATCTTCCCTCTTCGTTGTTACTTCGCCCTGACCAGACGTCTCCGCAAAGTAGATCAGCTTCTTGTGAGATTACAGCCACGAGCATCGAGCTAAACAATCAAAACACAGAACCAGCAAACAGTAAATCATTTGTGGACGACGAGACTAATGACTCAGCCTAGGAATCAGAGTTAGGATACATAATATCTAATCATAGATGAAATAATTTCCCTCCTATAACGTCTTTCTTATCAAACCGCATCAAATTCGAAAGGACTGAGAAGATAAAGCGCCTTTTCGCTTTCAGCGCCATTCCGTTCAAAAGATTACTGCTTATTAAGTTCTATGCTGAAAACAAATATTGAAGTAGTTTTACATGACCTAGGAATAGATAATTATCATGCTTAACGAAATGATGCACTAGCGATTATTTGTGCTAGCATAAAAAGGGAGGATTTAGCGTTTATCTTCTTCTTGAGATCTTATCAGTAATCTACACAAAGACGaaatttgtacatttttctAAATTCTTCTGCTTACAGACAGAATGAGGGTTGTAGCTACTAACTTACACTTTTCTTTTTACCACCTTATACATTCACCCTTTAATGATATGCAGCGACCTCATCTCTCTGTACACCAGGATAAAGATGTACTCGATGTTCGTGTCTCATGTTTTGATGATGCAGAACATACAAACTGGAAGATCCTCTTAATCATTCCTACAATTtacctattatatatatatatatatacacctaTAAATATGTATACATGAGCCTACTTTTTACAGCTTTTAATTCTTTGTCCCGTTTAATGATTTCAGATTATTTATATCGTGAACAAAAATCATAAATTTGGCAAAGCTTTTTTATTATCTATACATTTGTTGTCTTGCTTAAATAACTTTACTATCTATTGATAATGATTTAAAGTGTTATGATTTCAAACTACTGATATGATTTCTATTCACTCGACTATTGTGTATTAATTGAACATTGAGAGTAaagacaataatgataattgcTATTGACGGACGAAGAGCGCCATCTCTTGATTTTGTGATTTGAGTCTAACTCAACTAATTTATTTATGGGTAAACAAATATTACATAAATACACTAATGAGTGGATCAGGAACTCGGGGTACTCTTATACTTCGGTTGCTTTCACCTTTTACTATTTTATTTGCCCACAAAAATCCATAATGTATTTAACTATTGTTGTGTGATATCTTGAATATGGAATTAacattttacttttatttctatcttgtttttgttttgtgcCTGTACTCCAAATGTAGATGTGTTAATAACCGtgatttaaatattaaaataatattgtaaTTCTATGCTTGTCTCTCTCTCCTTATTTATGTACTATTAGTGAACTTGTTTTTTGATACACAATTATCTTCCGTAAACAGATATAAAGCAAAACACAAGATGTTATCGTAAGTAATCTTTCACACAACGAGTACGATAGCAATCTACATAATTAGTACAATTTAACAAATAGTTTATTGGTTAAGAATTACATGTTAAGGGCTCCACTTATCGGCTAAGCTTCATAGACCAGTGACTCTAATTTAGAAagaattttacaaaaaaatggTAAATATTATGCATATGTGAATGGAATAGTCAGCTTCAATGCGCTAAATAGTTAGCTCGTTTATTGAAATAGTATTGAACACCTGAAAAAATTAGCAGAACGACGTAGATCCCAGCAGCTATAAAACAGTTATTCGACACCATTACATAAGCTTCCTCTACATGTAAAGGAGCATAGCCACTAGCAGCCCAAGCTGTTTCATTTAGTGGTATGTCTTCGGAGAATGCGACTGCGTTTACGCGTGCAAAAACACCCATAAGAAGCTGTAAACAAAACAATTAGACAAGATAGAGTTAGAACTATTGATTAATAGGAAGTCTATCTAGCAGGAGAAGTCCTGATACTAGTAGTCGATCATAAATTATTCCAAAGCATTAAAACATAAGGCAGAATAACGGTTATATCTAAAACTGCAGGAGAAACAAATTCGTCGCTAAAAGAATGATATTAGCAGTGCATAAACTTGAGATACTAAAATATCAatcaagaataaataaatatgcttTTTTTGAGGCCTCCGCCACTATGAAATAAAGTGCTAGGAAGTTAACATTTTTCACAGTTTATGGAAGCAAGTATTATAACTTGGTCACAAGGAATGGTAGTAAAATTTTAGTGACATAACAGAGTTCTGTCTGAAGTTTGACATTGAATTTAACTTCCCTGTGGACAAGTGACAACGGTGGATTTGCGATAGAAATGAATCAACGCTTGTGACAAAATGTACCGATAATTATGCTTTTAAGCTTGTCTAATTCACACTCCTTTTAATTTAATGTTAACGTTGAGTGATTACTACGTATAATTTCTCATCTATCTATAGAGTGGAGCACAAAGTATAGCTATTCCattgataaaatgaaatcattattcTACAAAGTCCCAGCAATAATATGTCTGATTAGAGCTTGCAGTTCAGGCTATGTATGACTGCGACAAGATTAGTGGTTTCGGCATGGTTACTGAATTGCAAGTTTACTTACATAATACGGACACTCAGCACTTACCTACTGAAATCTTTATTTATATGGTTCAATGGCAGAGTAGAGGGTATCTTAGTGGTTAAAACACTCAGCTATTGGACAGTGGTTTTGACGTTGTTTTAGCTATTTCGGTCTGGACAGTCAGACAATATCACTAATTTTAACAGTGTAGTTAAAATTGAGTATGTAAATCTAATTGGTTACGGAGTTCATCTATATTAATTTACCAGGAAAAGGTAT contains:
- a CDS encoding ribonuclease, putative, which translates into the protein MALVGPKCSVVLLLLSVWGILMLLLMGVFARVNAVAFSEDIPLNETAWAASGYAPLHVEEAYVMVSNNCFIAAGIYVVLLIFSGVQYYFNKRANYLAH